In one Neobacillus sp. CF12 genomic region, the following are encoded:
- a CDS encoding PadR family transcriptional regulator, producing the protein MENLTEMLKGSLEGCVLEIISRHETYGYEITRRLNELGFTEVVEGTVYTILVRLEKKNLVNIEKKPSDMGPPRKFYTLNEAGRQELELFWKKWDFVSSKINVLKST; encoded by the coding sequence ATGGAAAATTTAACTGAAATGCTGAAGGGTTCGCTGGAAGGCTGCGTGCTGGAAATCATCAGCCGCCATGAAACCTATGGCTACGAGATTACCAGGCGCCTGAATGAGCTTGGATTTACCGAAGTTGTAGAAGGGACGGTCTACACCATCCTAGTGCGATTAGAAAAGAAAAATCTGGTGAACATAGAAAAGAAACCGTCAGATATGGGGCCGCCCCGCAAGTTTTACACACTTAATGAGGCTGGCCGCCAGGAACTTGAATTATTTTGGAAAAAATGGGATTTTGTATCATCTAAAATCAATGTCTTGAAGTCAACTTAG
- a CDS encoding Rrf2 family transcriptional regulator produces MDSSTIVADVTSYEGRYGGYMINISPEEITVKDVYQALGDTSTTPFYTVPSTGVELFISQIIDKAGKCFQHELNEYTIQDLLDYKNRE; encoded by the coding sequence ATGGATTCATCAACCATTGTAGCTGATGTGACTTCTTATGAAGGAAGATATGGGGGATATATGATCAATATTTCACCTGAAGAAATAACGGTAAAGGATGTTTATCAAGCCTTAGGTGATACTTCAACAACTCCATTTTATACAGTTCCTTCTACGGGAGTAGAATTATTTATCTCTCAGATCATTGATAAAGCTGGAAAGTGTTTTCAACATGAGTTGAATGAATATACAATACAAGATTTACTGGATTATAAAAATAGAGAATGA